One window of Trifolium pratense cultivar HEN17-A07 linkage group LG5, ARS_RC_1.1, whole genome shotgun sequence genomic DNA carries:
- the LOC123883564 gene encoding light-harvesting complex-like protein 3 isotype 1, chloroplastic, whose amino-acid sequence MSTTTISMASFSPLTRISTTHSSHSNLFTLRPKNLPLFSLSPLRASAGTSDSADTAVKPPPPEKISVGTNGSASAVTAVEEVKVSTGFVDPRWVAGTWDLMQFRKNGTTDWDAVIDAEARRRKWLQTNPESSSNDNPVVFDTSIVPWWAWIKRFHLPEAELLNGRAAMIGFFMTYLVDSLTGVGLVDQMNNFFCKTLLFVAVAGVLLIRKNEDVDTFKKLLEETTFYDKQWQATWQDENLSTPKKD is encoded by the exons ATGTCAACAACGACCATATCTATGGCTTCTTTTTCTCCTCTTACTAGAATCTCAACCACTCATTCTTCACACTCTAATCTCTTCACTCTCAGACCAAAAAACCTTCCTTTATTTTCACTCTCTCCTTTGAGAGCATCTGCTGGAACTTCTGATTCTGCTGACACTGCTGTTAAACCACCACCACCGGAGAAAATCTCTGTTGGGACAAATGGGTCTGCTTCTGCTGTTACTGCTGTTGAGGAAGTTAAGGTTTCTACTGGTTTTGTAGACCCTAGATGGGTAGCTGGGACATGGGATTTGATGCAGTTTAGGAAAAATGGTACCACTGATTGGGATGCTGTTATTGATGCTG AGGCAAGGAGGAGGAAATGGCTCCAGACTAACCCAGAATCATCCAGCAATGACAATCCTGTGGTGTTTGACACCTCTATCGTACCTTGGTGGGCATGGATAAAAAGGTTCCATCTCCCTGAAGCTGAACTACTTAATG GCCGCGCTGCTATGATAGGATTCTTTATGACATATCTGGTTGATAGCTTGACAGGAGTAGGTCTAGTTGATCAAATGAACAACTTCTTTTGCAAAACTCTTCTGTTTGTAGCAGTGGCGGGAGTACTTCTCATCCGAAAGAATGAGGATGTTGATACTTTTAAGAAGCTATTGGAGGAGACTACATTTTATGACAAGCAATGGCAAGCAACTTGGCAGGATGAGAATTTAAGCACTCCCAAAAAAGACTAG
- the LOC123883565 gene encoding glutamate dehydrogenase 2-like has translation MNALAATNRNFQRAARILGLDSKLEKSLLIPFREIKVECTIPKDDGTLVSYVGFRIQHDNARGPMKGGIRYHPEVDPDEVNALAQLMTWKTAVADIPYGGAKGGIGCNPRDLSISELERLTRVFTQKIHDLIGVQRDVPAPDMGTNAQTMAWILDEYSKFHGHSPAVVTGKPIDLGGSLGREAATGLGVVFATEAWLAENGKAVSDQTFAIQGFGNVGTWAAKAIFERGGKVVAVSDITGAIKNPNGIDITALLKHKETNPNLTEFQGADTMDPNEVLVHECDVLIPCALGGVLNKDNAADVKAKLIVEAANHPTDPDADEILSKKGVTILPDIYANAGGVTVSYFEWVQNIQGFMWDEEKVNRELKKYMSKAFLDIKAMCKIHDCDLRMGAFTLGVNRVARATLLRGWEA, from the exons ATGAATGCTTTAGCAGCCACAAACCGCAATTTTCAACGTGCAGCTCGTATTCTCGGCTTAGATTCTAAGCTTGAGAAGAGTCTTCTTATTCCATTCAGAGAAATCAAA GTTGAATGCACGATCCCTAAAGATGATGGTACTCTTGTTTCTTATGTTGGGTTTAGGATCCAACATGATAATGCTCGTGGTCCTATGAAAGGAGGGATTCGTTATCATCCTGAG GTTGACCCTGATGAAGTGAATGCTCTAGCTCAGCTGATGACATGGAAGACAGCTGTAGCAGACATCCCCTATGGAGGTGCAAAGGGAGGGATTGGTTGCAACCCGAGGGACTTGAGCATCAGTGAGTTAGAACGTCTAACTCGGGTTTTCACCCAAAAGATTCATGATCTCATTGGCGTTCAGCGAGATGTTCCTGCTCCTGATATGGGAACCAATGCTCAG ACCATGGCATGGATTCTTGATGAGTATTCAAAGTTTCATGGACATTCACCTGCTGTTGTGACGGGAAAGCCTATT GATCTTGGTGGCTCTTTGGGAAGGGAAGCAGCCACAGGTCTCGGAGTCGTTTTTGCAACAGAGGCTTGGTTAGCTGAAAATGGGAAGGCAGTTTCTGACCAAACATTTGCCATTCAG GGCTTTGGAAATGTTGGAACATGGGCTGCTAAGGCTATTTTTGAGAGAGGGGGTAAGGTGGTTGCTGTGAGTGACATCACTGGAGCCATAAAAAATCCCAATGGAATTGATATCACTGCTCTTCTGAAACACAAGGAAACCAATCCAAACTTGACAGAGTTCCAAGGAGCAGATACCATGGATCCAAATGAAGTGCTTGTTCATGAATGTGATGTTCTTATCCCATGTGCCTTGGGCGGAGTTCTAAACAA GGACAATGCTGCTGATGTGAAAGCTAAGCTTATTGTAGAAGCTGCAAATCACCCCACTGATCCTGATGCTGATGAG ATCTTGTCCAAGAAAGGAGTCACTATATTACCTGATATTTATGCTAATGCTGGTGGAGTTACTGTGAGCTACTTTGAATGGGTTCAG AACATTCAAGGTTTTATGTGGGATGAAGAAAAAGTGAACCGTGAGCTGAAGAAGTACATGAGCAAGGCTTTCCTAGACATCAAGGCAATGTGCAAAATTCATGATTGTGACTTGAGAATGGGAGCCTTCACTCTGGGAGTGAACCGTGTCGCCCGTGCAACACTTTTGAGGGGTTGGGAAGCTTAA
- the LOC123883566 gene encoding hepatocyte nuclear factor 6-like isoform X2: protein MPTKQVNYRNDKAVLMKVYVEKSKKKRSSTSSLIQQHHHHHHHHHHHYHIHHTVAQEVVDGSSCNINNKGYYDRRSRLLMYSRILRNSARGGASPLPLLPNYSQNNNIQIQTQMNSSKKKPKHAGASACFGNWKLLIPSFLRSWSNEQKKEKKKQRISGNGFKKLQVSKGKGFIPKFISIWKCA from the exons ATGCCTACCAAACAG gtaaattaCCGCAATGATAAGGCAGTGTTAATGAAGGTATACGTTGAGAAATCTAAGAAGAAGAggtcatcaacatcatcattaattcaacaacatcatcatcatcatcatcatcatcatcaccattatcATATTCATCACACGGTTGCACAAGAAGTAGTTGATGGATCAAGTtgcaatattaataataaaggATACTATGATAGAAGATCAAGGTTGCTTATGTACTCTCGTATACTTAGGAATTCTGCAAGAGGAGGAGCATCGCCCTTGCCATTACTCCCAAACTATTCTCAAAACAATAATATTCAAATCCAAACACAG ATGAATTCTTCCAAGAAGAAACCAAAGCATGCAGGCGCGTCAGCTTGCTTTGGCAATTGGAAACTTCTAATTCCAAGCTTCTTAAGATCATGGtcaaatgaacaaaaaaaggagaaaaaaaagcAAAGAATTTCAGGAAATGGATTTAAAAAATTGCAG GTAAGTAAAGGAAAAG gTTTCATTCCAAAATTCATTTCAATATGGAAGTGTGCTTGA
- the LOC123883566 gene encoding hepatocyte nuclear factor 6-like isoform X1, whose amino-acid sequence MPTKQVNYRNDKAVLMKVYVEKSKKKRSSTSSLIQQHHHHHHHHHHHYHIHHTVAQEVVDGSSCNINNKGYYDRRSRLLMYSRILRNSARGGASPLPLLPNYSQNNNIQIQTQMNSSKKKPKHAGASACFGNWKLLIPSFLRSWSNEQKKEKKKQRISGNGFKKLQVSKGKGFIPKFISIWKCA is encoded by the exons ATGCCTACCAAACAG gtaaattaCCGCAATGATAAGGCAGTGTTAATGAAGGTATACGTTGAGAAATCTAAGAAGAAGAggtcatcaacatcatcattaattcaacaacatcatcatcatcatcatcatcatcatcaccattatcATATTCATCACACGGTTGCACAAGAAGTAGTTGATGGATCAAGTtgcaatattaataataaaggATACTATGATAGAAGATCAAGGTTGCTTATGTACTCTCGTATACTTAGGAATTCTGCAAGAGGAGGAGCATCGCCCTTGCCATTACTCCCAAACTATTCTCAAAACAATAATATTCAAATCCAAACACAG ATGAATTCTTCCAAGAAGAAACCAAAGCATGCAGGCGCGTCAGCTTGCTTTGGCAATTGGAAACTTCTAATTCCAAGCTTCTTAAGATCATGGtcaaatgaacaaaaaaaggagaaaaaaaagcAAAGAATTTCAGGAAATGGATTTAAAAAATTGCAG GTAAGTAAAGGAAAAGGTTTCATTCCAAAATTCATTTCAATATGGAAGTGTGCTTGA